Within the Salinimonas marina genome, the region GGGCCAGCTACAACGCCAATCATGGGATGCGGGTGTATGGTAACACCCATGGCATCAACGCCGGTTACCCAAGCAGCCGGTACAGCTTAAGTTGTATGATGATTGGGGCGCAGGACGATGACATGCAGCGCGACTACGCCTATACCGTGTCGCGCCGACCTGATGGCCTGGATAGTCCTGCCAGCGTCGGCCAGGAAGCGTCTAAGGCCACGGTAGCCCGTCTGGGCGCCCAAAAAATCAACACCGCCAATGTCCCGGTGATCATGCAAAAAGATGTGGCATCGTCCTTGTTTGGGCATTATGTCAGTGCCATCAGTGGCGGAAGTTTGTATCGCCGTTCCAGTTTTTTGCTGGACAAACTGGGCGAGCAGATTTTCCCGCAGTGGCTGAATATTCAGGAACAACCGCATTTGAAAGGCGGTTTGGCCAGTGCCAATTTTGATGCCGAAGGGGTCGCGACCAAAGAAGCCACCATGGTGGACCAGGGACGGTTAGCGCAATATCTGTTCACCACCTATTCTTCACGAAAAATGAATACCCAGTCTACCGGTCATGCGGGCGGTATTCATAACTGGATTGTAGGCGATACCGGCCATACCGATGCCCAGCTACTAACAGAAATGGATACCGGCTTGCTGGTTACCGAGCTGATGGGACAGGGCGTGAGTACGGTTACCGGTGACTATTCCCGTGGTGCCGCCGGCTTTTGGGTGGAAAACGGAATTATTCAGTACCCGGTGCATGAAATCACTATAGCCGGAAATCTGAAAGAAATGTTTGCCAATATTCGGGCCATCGGCAGCGAACGCGATGTGCGCGGCGGGGTACAAACCGGTTCGGTGCTGATCGACAATATGAAAGTGGCGGGTAACTAATCATTGTGTGACGCCGCTACCAACAAAAAACGCAGCCAGAAGGCTGCGTTTTTTTATGTTCCGTGACCAGCACCGGTAAGGCCGGCGCCTGCAGAATTTAACTATCTACGGTACCGCAAAAACGATAGCCTTCACCGTGAATCGTCACAATCAGCTCTTCATCACTGGGATCCGACTCAAAGTGCTTGCGGATACGACGGATGGTTACATCCACAGTACGGTCGTTAGGACGTAATTCACGGCCGGTCATTTCCATAATCAACTGTTCACGGGTCAGAATTTTACCCGGGTTACTTAAAAACAGATGCAGGGCTCTGAATTCACTGCGTGGTAAACGGAATTCTTTACCGCTGGGAGAAA harbors:
- the pmbA gene encoding metalloprotease PmbA → MQIEQQIAEIQNVVDDVLKMATGKGATQAEASMSKVQGIAVSSRMKEVENVEFTNDGGLGISVYVGKHKGSASTADLSKQALALTVEKAIDIARYTSEDPCTGLADAELMATEFPDLDLYHPQQLDPQQAMRLAIETETAALDYDPRIVNSDGASYNANHGMRVYGNTHGINAGYPSSRYSLSCMMIGAQDDDMQRDYAYTVSRRPDGLDSPASVGQEASKATVARLGAQKINTANVPVIMQKDVASSLFGHYVSAISGGSLYRRSSFLLDKLGEQIFPQWLNIQEQPHLKGGLASANFDAEGVATKEATMVDQGRLAQYLFTTYSSRKMNTQSTGHAGGIHNWIVGDTGHTDAQLLTEMDTGLLVTELMGQGVSTVTGDYSRGAAGFWVENGIIQYPVHEITIAGNLKEMFANIRAIGSERDVRGGVQTGSVLIDNMKVAGN